TTTTCCTCCGAAGAAAAGGAGGATGCGGGCAGCTCCCCCGGCCCTGACGCCGTAACGGTGACGGTGAAGGCGCTGTTCGCCGCGCTGCTCGCCACTATCCTATAAGAATGCCTTTTGCGCCACGCGTGCTTGTCCTAACGACGCCCCGGCAGCGATGCAAACCAAAGCTTAGCTAATTGCTAAACATATGCCCGGCCGAAGCCTTCCCGCTTCGGCCTTTCCTTTGCATAAGCGGCCATATATAAACCAGGCAGCGCAACAGGACCTGACGCCTATATAAAATCGCTGGCGAGGGCCAGAGTCAGACCAAAGAGGGTGGCGATGAGCTTGGTGCGGTTAAAGCGATGGTCGGGGCTTGTCTCGAAAAGGATGGTGGTGGAGATATGCAGAAAGTTGCCAGCCACCAGGCCCGTCAGGGCGGTATATAACAGGCCGTCCGGCGCCTGTTGCGGTAGCACCACGTTGCTGAAGAAAATGCCCAGCGGCGAGCCCACCGCGAATATCAGCAGCCACAGAAATGCCTTCCGGAAGTTCTCGAGCCGCGACAGCAGCACCGACATCAGCGCGAAGGCGGCCGGTACGTGGTGCAGCGCCACCCCCAGCAGCACCAGGTAAAAATTGTCGCTGGTGGTGTGGGCGTGGCCGGCGTGGGCATGCCCGCCATACTCCACCAGAATGCTCCCCTCCAGAAAAGAATGCACAAACAGCGAGCCCAACAGCAGGAAAGGCATCGAGCCTATGCGGCCCTGGTGATGGTGTATATGGCCGTGCTCCACGCCCTGCGAGAAAAGTTCCAGCACCAGTTGCAGGAAAAAGCCCGCCAGCACCCAGTAGCCGACGCCGTAGGATTGGGTGTTGCCGTTCCGGAGCACATCGGGGAGCAGGTGGATGATGGTAATGGTGAAGAGATAGGCCCCGCTGAAAGACAGCGCTATCTTCAGCCACCTGCCGTTGTGGGGAGGAAACACCTTCACCAGAAAACCTGATAGTACTACCGTGAAAAACAGGACGAGTATGGCTATAATCATCTGCGGTTATCTCTTTAGCGCGAATATCATCCGGGCGGCTACTGTCTTCGCGCACGAACGGGTTAAGGTTATAGTAGCAGAACACTGCTGCAAGGCGCAATCGCGCCATCTTGAAATACTTTGTAGCGCCCTCTTCCCGCAAGGCCCGCCCGGCTCCAGGCTGCTGCCCATGGCCGCTAGGGCCGCCACATTCCCGGTCCCGTTGTTGAAGTGGGCGAGGCTGGCGAAAAGGCTCAGGAAAAAATCAGGATAAGCCGGTATATATAGATGGCGCATGCCGTACGCATCGGAATGCAGGCGTGCGCTGCTGAACTGCCTGGCGTGCGCATTGCGCCTCGCCGGGGCAATGCCTATCAGGCTTGTGTAAAGGGAGTGGCGGCCCCGCCCGCAGGCAAGGCTCGGGATGCGTTTGTGCGGATTTGGTGGGTGGAGGTGGCCCAGCAGTCTGCCCGCAGACAGGTGCGCCTCGTGCAGGTCGCGGTTGCGATACAGTATATGGTAATACGGAGAGTCGGACCACATACTGAACCACTCGTCTTCCTGTTGCGCCATGGAGGTCTAAAGGCAATTGTGTTGCAAATATAAGTTTTTTATCTGAACGTGTGCACCTGCAGCCATATATCGGTGACAGGCAGGGA
This window of the Pontibacter russatus genome carries:
- a CDS encoding ZIP family metal transporter, which gives rise to MIIAILVLFFTVVLSGFLVKVFPPHNGRWLKIALSFSGAYLFTITIIHLLPDVLRNGNTQSYGVGYWVLAGFFLQLVLELFSQGVEHGHIHHHQGRIGSMPFLLLGSLFVHSFLEGSILVEYGGHAHAGHAHTTSDNFYLVLLGVALHHVPAAFALMSVLLSRLENFRKAFLWLLIFAVGSPLGIFFSNVVLPQQAPDGLLYTALTGLVAGNFLHISTTILFETSPDHRFNRTKLIATLFGLTLALASDFI